One genomic region from Metallosphaera tengchongensis encodes:
- a CDS encoding ammonium transporter, with translation MSIANLNTYPPNAVPQWLSLGSNSWILTATTLVMIQSVPALAMFYAGMTRRKFSMNTVMMVLFSFASTFLVWTLLGYSLSFYSSSLRVDGMYLLGLPIPIWNLPIFGETVYGPAQTSLNIPFLTFVMFQFAFAAITPGLIVGAVTEKMNFKAWMLFSPAWIVLVYAPVAYWLFAGGWLNQLGAVDYSGGYVIHMTAGYSALALAMVVGQRLPQERKIEAHNLLLTAIGFGLDWMGWNGFNGGDAGGATIDAAIAVFNTNLAAAAAAITWLALDMKVFGKSTFTGLANGAFTGLVAITPMAGLVNPSEAFITGIIAAPIVWIGLYRILPRLGVDDSLGVFPVHGIGGTVGGLLTGLMIDPTVSSYYLPGYRGALFGDWHQFLVQALAVLVVGVYSFLITFGLGKLLGKITPLRLGEKEMMQGDYAIHGETAYPDVVQMEPDVVQIKIRDSGNGKEVKSSKSGEEKEEEKTKDI, from the coding sequence TTCTAACTGCAACTACCCTAGTCATGATCCAATCGGTTCCCGCGTTGGCAATGTTCTACGCCGGAATGACTAGAAGGAAGTTCTCCATGAATACTGTTATGATGGTTCTCTTCTCCTTTGCCTCCACGTTTCTGGTTTGGACTCTCTTGGGTTATTCTCTCAGTTTTTACTCCTCTTCATTGCGAGTAGACGGGATGTATCTTCTGGGGTTGCCTATCCCTATATGGAATCTTCCCATTTTTGGGGAGACAGTTTACGGTCCTGCTCAGACTTCCCTCAACATTCCGTTCCTAACCTTCGTCATGTTTCAATTTGCCTTCGCCGCCATAACTCCTGGTCTAATAGTAGGTGCGGTAACGGAGAAGATGAACTTTAAGGCTTGGATGTTGTTCTCTCCTGCTTGGATTGTTCTAGTTTACGCGCCAGTCGCCTACTGGCTCTTCGCGGGTGGATGGTTAAATCAGCTGGGCGCAGTGGATTACTCTGGGGGTTACGTTATTCATATGACAGCTGGATATTCCGCTTTAGCCTTAGCCATGGTAGTAGGTCAAAGGTTACCGCAAGAGAGGAAGATAGAGGCGCACAACCTCCTCTTGACCGCAATAGGGTTCGGGTTAGACTGGATGGGTTGGAACGGATTTAACGGCGGAGACGCTGGAGGAGCAACTATTGACGCTGCCATAGCGGTTTTCAATACCAATCTGGCTGCTGCAGCAGCAGCCATAACCTGGCTAGCGCTTGACATGAAGGTATTTGGGAAGTCCACTTTCACGGGATTAGCCAATGGGGCCTTTACGGGGTTAGTAGCGATAACTCCAATGGCGGGGCTGGTTAACCCTAGCGAAGCTTTCATAACTGGAATCATTGCCGCTCCAATAGTCTGGATTGGACTTTACCGAATTCTTCCAAGGTTAGGGGTAGATGATTCTCTGGGAGTTTTCCCCGTTCACGGAATTGGAGGAACTGTTGGTGGTTTACTTACTGGACTTATGATAGATCCAACTGTGTCGTCCTATTACCTTCCAGGTTATAGGGGAGCCCTATTTGGCGATTGGCATCAGTTTCTGGTTCAGGCCTTAGCTGTTCTAGTGGTGGGCGTTTACTCTTTCCTTATAACTTTCGGATTAGGGAAGTTATTAGGGAAGATAACCCCGTTGAGGCTGGGCGAGAAGGAGATGATGCAAGGGGATTATGCTATTCACGGAGAGACCGCGTACCCAGACGTAGTACAGATGGAACCAGATGTAGTACAGATAAAGATAAGGGATTCAGGGAATGGAAAGGAAGTGAAGTCAAGTAAAAGCGGAGAAGAGAAAGAGGAGGAAAAGACTAAAGATATTTGA